The sequence below is a genomic window from Streptobacillus canis.
ACTTTTCCAAGAGAGGTATGTATACCTGCATGAACTGATGTATTATTGATATCATCACTTTGGAAACCTCCAACACTACCTTGAGCAAGAACAGTAACTTCAGTCCCTGAATAACCAATAAGAGTTGAAAAGATACCTAGTATTAAATATTTCTTCATTATATCAACATCCTTTATTTAAATTCTATTCTATCTATTTTTTCACCATCAACATCTACAAGATCATACATAGCTCCTGTAGCTCTGTCTATAAAATGTCCACCTGGAACAAATATATTTCCAACTATAAATGCAGGAATGTTTGTTTTAGGTAAGATAGCAACAGTTTTATCACCTGAAGAGATAAAATATTTTGCACCTACACCTGATTCATTATCTAATCTTTTTAGATTAACAAATAAAGTTCCTTTACCTTTTTTTAGCACATTTCCTTTTTCGTCCTTAACTACTATTTCTTTACCAGAACTAGATCTAATATCTAATGGTTGATGTAAACCATTTACTATACTAGAACAACTAGTTAGAGCAAAAATTATACTTGTAAATATTAGTGTTTTTCTCATTTTTTATTCACCTTTCTAAGTGCTGAAATTATTCTATCAAGGTTTTTTTCGATATCTTTTTCAAACGCATCTTTAGTATATCTACCGCTAGTCATATGTAATAGTTGCTCAACCACAACACCTGTTTCTCTTTGAACTGCTTTAGTATAAGGTGAACTTGCACCATCTGATTCAAATAGAATATCTATTCTATTTTTCTTAATTAAATCTATAGCAACTTTCAAGTCGTTAGCACTAGGCTTATTATTGTTTTTAGGTTCTATTACAACTCCAACTTTAATACCAAGTTCTCCTAAGATATAGTCATAACCTCCATGAGTAGTTGCAACTGTTAAATTAATACCTTTTCTAAGATTAGCTATTTCTTTTATCTTTTTAGATTTGATATTAGAAAGTTTCTTAGTATAATCCCTAGCATTTTTAAGATAATAACTACTATTTTTACTATCTAGTTTAGCTATTTCCTTAGCTATAGTATTAATCTGTTGTATAGAAGCTTGTATTGATATGAAAGTATGAGTATTAACAGATTTAGAGTTGCTTCTTTCACCAGATATTGGTAAAAGAGATACATTCTTGTTAGCGTTAATAATAGTGACTTTCTTGTTATTTGAAGCTTTAACAAGATTGTACATATAGTTATCTATACCAGTACCATTAATAATTAAAACATCAAGATCTGTAATTTTTTTAACTTCATCAGGTGAAGGTTGATATGCGTGTACATCAACATCAGCTGGAAGTATTTGGATTACATCTGCCTTATCTCCTACAATATTAGTTGTAAAAGAATAATAAGGCAACATACTTACTCCTATTTTAAGCTTTGCTAAAGAAATATTAGAAACTAATAAAAGTAACATTATTAATTTAAAAATAATCTTTCTCATTTTGCCTCCGTTTCACGTAAATTATACCATTAATCCTAATATATTTCAACAAGTTAAAATAAGGGTTAAGGTAATAAAAAGAGTAATATAAGGCATAAATACTATAACTTTGAATAGTACTAAAATAATCTTTCACAGGATAGTAAAAAAATGAAAGATAAATTTCACGATAAAACTTGCTTTTTTCGTTGAATAGAGGTAAAATAAATATAGAATAAAAAACAGGAGGCTGCTATATGATAATCAAAAATGCAAAAATATTTGATGGGGATAAATTTATTCCAGAAAATGTAGTAATTCTTAATGGAGATAAAATTGAAAAAATTACTACTGTATCTGAATTAACAGAAGAATTAATGTCTAAACATGAAGTAGTAGACATAGATGGTAAAGTATTATCACCAGGATTTATTGATTTACAAATTAATGGATGTGGTGGAGTATTATTTAACGATGAAATCACTAGAGAAGCTTTAGAAGTAATGAATGAAACTAATAAAAAATATGGATGTACTTCATTCTTACCTACATTAATTACATCACCTGATGAAAAAATATTAAAAGCTTTAAAATTAATTGAAGAAATCAAAGACACTAAAGAAGAATTTGGGGTTTTAGGATTACATATTGAAGGGCCATATATTAGTGTTGAGAAAAAAGGTGTTCATAGACCTGACTATATTAGAGTTTTAGCAGATGAAGTTATAGATACTATTGCTAAAGTAGGATATGAAGGAGTTAAAATTATGACTATTGCTCCTGAAAATGCACTAGTTAAACACTTAAAACAATTAAAAGAAAGTGGAATTAACATAGCTTTAGGGCATACAAATGCAACTTATGCACAAGTAGAAGAAAAAGCTGAGTACTTCACTCATGCAACTCACTTCTTTAATGCAATGCGTGGATTTGATTCAAGAGAGCCAGGAGTTATTGGTTACTTATTAGATAAGAAAAACGTACAATGTGGAATAATAGTAGATGGAATGCATGCTAGCTACCCTTCAGTAAGAGTAGTTAAAGAAGTAATGAGATCAAATATGTATTTAGTTACAGATGCTGTTGCTCCTATGGGAACAGATATGCCTGAATTCGTATTTGAAGGCCACTTAGTTCGTCATGAAAATGGAAAATGTTGGGATCCTAAGACTGGATCATTAGGTGGATCAGCTCTTGATATGATAACAGGAGTTAAAAACTTAGTTAAAGAAGTTAAAATAAGTGAAGAAGAAGCTTTACGTATGGCAACTTCATACCCAGCAAAAGCAGTTCAAGTTGAAGACAGATATGGATATATTAGAGAAGGATATATTGCTGACTTAACATTCTATAATGAAGACTTTGTTGTAGAAGGAACAATTTCAAAAGGCAAATTACAAAGATATTAATATGAATAAAGGAGCGAAAGCTCTTTTTTTCTATAGGAAATTAGAATTCTAATAAGATGTATGTAATTTTATTGACTGATATAAAAAATAATCATAGTTTATAAAAAATAAAATTAATAAGTAAATTTGAGTAATGTAAAAATACCTATTTAATACCATAACATTTTTTCAGTCTTATATCTTTAAAGTAATGTTATTGCTTAATTTTGATAAAAAAATTTTATTCAGTCTTAAAAAATTCTAGCAATAATTTTTTTACTGTGATATAATGAGATTGAGGTGATAAAATGAAGTATACTATATGTGGTCTTGACTGTGCAGGATGTGCAGCTAAACTAGAAGAACATTTAAAAACACATGAAAATGTAAAAGATATTAGTATAAATTTTACAACTAAAACATTAAAAGTAGATTTTAAAAATAAGGAAAAAGGAAATATAGATGAATTAATAAGACTTGGAAGGGAAAAAGAAAGTTCTTTTGATATTAAGGAAGAAGATAATTCTGAGACGCAATTTATTGAAGAATTAGAAATACTTAAAGATCAAAAAGTATATATGTTTGTATCTTTAGCTTTATTTATCTTGGGACTTTTCGTAGATAAATATTTATATAGATATCTAAAATATGATTCAGATCTATATCTATATTATATACCTCTTTACCTATTTTCATATGCATTTGTTGCATTTCCAATAATAAAAGATGCTATAAGATCAATAAAAAATGGAGACTTCTTTAATGAAAAAGTACTTATGATGGTTGCTTCATTATTAGCTATTTTTATTAGAGAATATGAAGAAGCAACAGGAGTAATGCTATTTTATACAGTAGGAGAATATTTTCAAGAATACTCAGTACTTAAAACAAGAAAAGGAATAAGAAGTTTAATAGATTTAAAAGAAAATGTAGTACATGTATTAGATAAAAATGAATTTAAAGATGTAGATGTTAATGAAATAAAGCCTGGAGATGTATTTTATGTTAAACCAGGAGAAAAGATATTATTAGATGGAAAAGTATATATAGGAAGTGCAGATTTAGATACTTCTATGATTACAGGAGAATCTTTACCTAGACATTTTGAAAAAGGTGATGATGTACTTGCAGGTATGATAAATTTATCTAAATCATT
It includes:
- a CDS encoding metal ABC transporter solute-binding protein, Zn/Mn family, with product MRKIIFKLIMLLLLVSNISLAKLKIGVSMLPYYSFTTNIVGDKADVIQILPADVDVHAYQPSPDEVKKITDLDVLIINGTGIDNYMYNLVKASNNKKVTIINANKNVSLLPISGERSNSKSVNTHTFISIQASIQQINTIAKEIAKLDSKNSSYYLKNARDYTKKLSNIKSKKIKEIANLRKGINLTVATTHGGYDYILGELGIKVGVVIEPKNNNKPSANDLKVAIDLIKKNRIDILFESDGASSPYTKAVQRETGVVVEQLLHMTSGRYTKDAFEKDIEKNLDRIISALRKVNKK
- the nagA gene encoding N-acetylglucosamine-6-phosphate deacetylase translates to MIIKNAKIFDGDKFIPENVVILNGDKIEKITTVSELTEELMSKHEVVDIDGKVLSPGFIDLQINGCGGVLFNDEITREALEVMNETNKKYGCTSFLPTLITSPDEKILKALKLIEEIKDTKEEFGVLGLHIEGPYISVEKKGVHRPDYIRVLADEVIDTIAKVGYEGVKIMTIAPENALVKHLKQLKESGINIALGHTNATYAQVEEKAEYFTHATHFFNAMRGFDSREPGVIGYLLDKKNVQCGIIVDGMHASYPSVRVVKEVMRSNMYLVTDAVAPMGTDMPEFVFEGHLVRHENGKCWDPKTGSLGGSALDMITGVKNLVKEVKISEEEALRMATSYPAKAVQVEDRYGYIREGYIADLTFYNEDFVVEGTISKGKLQRY